From a region of the Marinomonas mediterranea MMB-1 genome:
- a CDS encoding RDD family protein, whose translation MGSMEMENLHDSYKYSGFWIRMVATLIDSILMMFITMPLLYSIYGASYFDSSAVFRGVPDLLISYVFPISVTILFWVYKSATPGKMAMKLKVVDAKTGNPPSIQQSIIRYVGYFIAFIPLFLGVIWIAWDRKKQGWHDKMAGTLVVRAQNNVVEDVDFSEA comes from the coding sequence ATGGGCAGCATGGAAATGGAAAACTTACACGATTCATATAAATATTCGGGCTTTTGGATAAGAATGGTCGCGACGTTGATTGATTCAATATTGATGATGTTCATTACGATGCCGCTTCTCTATTCAATATACGGCGCTTCGTATTTTGATTCCTCTGCCGTGTTTCGCGGTGTGCCGGATCTCCTCATTAGTTATGTTTTCCCCATTTCCGTGACGATCCTATTCTGGGTTTATAAGTCGGCAACGCCTGGGAAAATGGCCATGAAACTAAAAGTCGTTGACGCTAAAACAGGAAACCCACCGTCTATTCAACAATCAATCATCCGATATGTTGGCTACTTTATTGCCTTTATCCCTCTGTTTTTAGGGGTTATATGGATTGCATGGGACCGTAAGAAGCAAGGCTGGCACGATAAAATGGCGGGTACCCTTGTTGTTCGCGCTCAGAATAACGTTGTGGAAGACGTGGATTTCTCAGAAGCCTAG
- a CDS encoding inositol monophosphatase family protein — protein MNLNKDSQAIIINIVRNAARDIIMPHFRHLDADQIARKSTQLDLVTVADQACERYIAEKVADEFPDWSIVGEEAVADTPERLKDIATAETCMIIDPIDGTWNFANGLSDFGVIIAVVVKGVTVFGLLYDPVHDDYVYANKGEGAFLVRPDSEPVSLSVTPELEIEKMLGILSFYSYAPEVNRQLAVKSTAFARTHSLPSCHAYRQLAIDHFNFGLFLKMNPWDHAAGVMILEEAGGYCRLLNGSEYSPTMPNGKLLIAQSKEQWEKLAEWFEVEP, from the coding sequence ATGAACCTCAATAAAGACAGCCAAGCGATCATAATCAATATTGTTCGCAACGCTGCCCGTGACATTATCATGCCGCATTTCAGACACTTAGATGCGGATCAAATTGCACGTAAATCCACTCAACTTGATTTGGTGACCGTCGCAGATCAAGCGTGTGAACGCTATATCGCCGAAAAAGTAGCGGACGAGTTTCCTGATTGGTCTATTGTGGGCGAAGAAGCCGTTGCTGACACCCCAGAACGCCTAAAGGACATCGCGACAGCCGAAACCTGCATGATTATCGACCCGATCGACGGTACATGGAACTTTGCCAATGGTTTGTCCGATTTCGGCGTGATAATTGCGGTTGTCGTAAAGGGCGTCACCGTCTTTGGCTTGCTTTACGACCCGGTACACGACGACTACGTCTACGCAAACAAAGGAGAAGGCGCCTTTTTAGTCAGACCAGATAGCGAACCTGTGAGCTTATCAGTTACGCCTGAATTAGAGATCGAAAAGATGCTAGGAATATTGTCTTTCTATTCCTACGCTCCAGAAGTCAATCGACAGTTGGCCGTTAAATCCACCGCGTTTGCTCGCACACACAGCCTTCCGTCTTGTCACGCTTATCGCCAATTGGCAATTGATCACTTCAACTTTGGCCTCTTCCTGAAGATGAACCCTTGGGACCACGCCGCTGGTGTCATGATCCTTGAAGAAGCAGGCGGATATTGCCGACTTCTAAATGGCTCTGAGTACTCTCCGACCATGCCAAACGGTAAATTGCTTATCGCTCAATCAAAAGAGCAATGGGAAAAACTGGCGGAGTGGTTTGAGGTTGAGCCTTAA
- a CDS encoding GAK system ATP-grasp enzyme gives MNKPKIGVIGTPGKWSTEVLAERLKERTGYSLVIDMKDVELRLDTNQLMYKDVDLAQLDGLIVKKISEVYSPATEDRIHMLSHMENLGIKIFSPAQSMGKLINRLSGTLALQAGNVPMPKTRITESEEQAFASVREFGSAILKPLYSTKARGMEILTENDSDESVKATLAAYRKANSIFYIQQTVELDGRDLGMVFLGGEYLCTYARVGNKDSWNTTINSGGKYELFEPTPELIELGRQAQGCFNLSFTTVDIALTNQGPVVFEVSAFGGFKGALEGCGIDAAAAYADYVLEEVAK, from the coding sequence TTGAATAAGCCCAAAATCGGAGTCATTGGTACTCCGGGAAAATGGTCAACAGAAGTATTGGCTGAACGTTTAAAAGAACGTACTGGATACAGCCTCGTTATTGACATGAAGGATGTTGAGCTTCGATTGGATACCAATCAATTAATGTATAAGGATGTCGACCTTGCTCAATTGGATGGGCTGATTGTAAAGAAAATAAGCGAAGTGTATTCGCCGGCAACCGAAGATCGTATTCATATGTTGTCTCATATGGAAAATCTGGGCATTAAAATATTTAGCCCAGCCCAAAGTATGGGTAAGCTGATTAATCGACTAAGTGGCACGTTGGCATTGCAAGCAGGCAATGTTCCTATGCCAAAAACACGTATTACCGAGAGTGAAGAGCAGGCGTTTGCTAGCGTTCGAGAGTTTGGCTCCGCTATTTTAAAGCCGCTTTACTCAACGAAAGCGCGTGGCATGGAAATTCTGACAGAGAATGACTCCGACGAGAGCGTCAAGGCAACCTTGGCGGCATACCGCAAAGCGAATTCCATCTTCTACATTCAACAAACCGTAGAGCTGGATGGTCGTGATCTAGGAATGGTGTTCCTAGGTGGTGAATACCTATGTACCTATGCTCGTGTTGGAAATAAAGACTCTTGGAACACCACAATTAACAGTGGCGGGAAGTACGAGCTGTTTGAGCCAACGCCTGAACTGATTGAACTAGGACGCCAAGCTCAAGGCTGCTTTAACTTAAGCTTTACGACTGTAGACATTGCCTTAACGAACCAAGGCCCTGTTGTGTTTGAGGTGTCTGCTTTCGGTGGGTTTAAAGGTGCGCTCGAAGGGTGTGGTATTGATGCTGCGGCAGCGTATGCAGATTACGTACTGGAAGAGGTCGCTAAATAA
- a CDS encoding HprK-related kinase B, translated as MGTTQNKMNESTQSPNYLFTEDSLAETLSACRFHVNFVFGELQVQVFSNHNALLKELTAYYKSYASPLDDASSNTADNASNHTMNIYFVEQDNVGDDLDWLEVPREVGKTGRKEGYLDVEDGRWIKKFKTGMCFLQRKANPVAVGRCSENLAQMVNFINNQFLNHHLRQGFILGHAAAFSRVDANGVAKVTAIAAGSGGGKSTTMLRCLEDSSNLFLTNDRILFEKKTLDDQTPKTQAVGLAKLPRVNPGTLLYSERLRHILPEARQKALLDMPQSELWSLEEKYDVQIEDEYGKDRVALVGELCHLIMLDWSLNSDESTRLELVDLTKEPTQIEGLRKRPGPFYQDETGKFADLDVMDSTETYCTELSNVNVYRLTGKIDFDRAFELINGLQKAQ; from the coding sequence ATGGGAACGACACAAAATAAAATGAATGAGTCGACGCAATCTCCTAATTATTTATTCACTGAGGATAGCTTAGCGGAAACACTGTCAGCGTGTCGTTTCCATGTGAACTTCGTATTTGGTGAACTTCAGGTTCAAGTGTTCAGTAATCACAATGCGCTATTGAAAGAGCTGACTGCCTACTACAAGAGCTACGCTAGTCCTCTTGATGACGCTTCTTCTAATACAGCAGACAACGCGTCAAATCACACGATGAACATTTATTTTGTTGAGCAAGATAATGTTGGTGATGATCTGGATTGGCTAGAAGTACCGCGAGAAGTGGGAAAAACAGGCAGAAAAGAAGGCTATCTTGATGTAGAAGATGGCCGTTGGATTAAAAAATTCAAAACGGGCATGTGCTTTTTGCAACGCAAAGCAAACCCAGTGGCCGTTGGTCGATGCTCTGAAAACTTGGCCCAAATGGTAAACTTCATTAACAATCAGTTTTTGAACCACCACCTTCGTCAGGGGTTCATATTAGGACACGCGGCGGCGTTTTCTCGTGTTGATGCTAACGGTGTGGCAAAAGTAACCGCGATTGCAGCAGGGTCAGGTGGCGGCAAATCGACCACCATGTTGCGCTGCCTTGAAGACAGTTCAAATCTTTTCTTAACGAACGATCGAATACTCTTCGAAAAGAAAACGCTTGATGATCAAACGCCCAAAACTCAAGCGGTCGGTCTTGCGAAACTTCCAAGAGTCAATCCTGGTACGTTATTGTATTCAGAACGTCTGCGTCACATTTTACCTGAGGCGCGTCAGAAAGCCCTTTTAGACATGCCGCAATCTGAGCTTTGGTCTCTCGAAGAGAAATACGATGTTCAGATCGAAGACGAGTATGGCAAAGACCGCGTCGCTTTAGTGGGCGAGCTTTGCCATTTAATTATGTTAGACTGGTCACTCAATTCAGACGAATCCACACGCCTTGAATTGGTTGACTTAACGAAAGAGCCAACCCAAATCGAAGGGCTACGTAAACGTCCAGGGCCATTCTATCAAGATGAGACTGGCAAATTTGCAGACCTCGATGTGATGGATTCAACTGAAACGTATTGCACAGAACTGAGTAACGTCAATGTGTATCGGTTAACCGGAAAGATTGATTTTGATCGGGCGTTTGAACTGATCAATGGGTTACAGAAGGCTCAGTAA
- a CDS encoding metallophosphoesterase: MQNPLPKVSKRPQHKDIIARLPKKWTPWPHDKSSCNAAVREPHEAPNNKYWKKKVYWPKKPVVFISDPHADATAFEASLIGAGLAERRSKKDGLCKYRLTKVGKKTEIIIGGDCLDKGPSNLDLLRSVKHLYRLKANVTLLAGNHDLRLLMGLLAIARKKDVGNQHLFVRMGKKVVPLFREVFDQYLDGKKWDKKIPDEDTCRKKLFPGDEWFNEFPFHAAGFLTAEGIDREVRKMESKSHSFEQHCRDAGLSLRQVYAASLVCQKLFLHKKGEFNWFYRKMELVAKRGSFLFLHAGLDDTMGELLLKNGTKYANKAFHKNLQRRDLFGFYYSSIANTFRTKYRDADLPLTERGVTAIHRAGIKVVVQGHVNRDEGQRIAIKKGLVHIEGDVTLDEHSRQQEGLDSYGIGATLIDKKKGVVGISCDYPLAKVLRPKELHNIYA, encoded by the coding sequence ATGCAAAATCCTCTACCCAAGGTCTCCAAACGTCCTCAGCACAAAGACATCATCGCCCGACTTCCAAAAAAATGGACGCCTTGGCCACATGATAAAAGCTCATGCAACGCCGCTGTTCGTGAACCGCACGAAGCACCCAATAATAAGTATTGGAAGAAGAAAGTCTACTGGCCTAAAAAGCCCGTTGTGTTCATCTCCGATCCTCATGCCGATGCAACGGCATTCGAAGCATCGTTGATTGGTGCGGGATTGGCAGAACGCCGATCAAAAAAAGACGGCCTGTGCAAATACCGACTTACCAAAGTGGGCAAGAAAACAGAGATTATTATTGGTGGCGACTGTCTCGATAAAGGCCCCAGTAATCTTGACCTATTACGTAGCGTAAAACACCTCTATCGCCTCAAGGCAAACGTAACCCTATTGGCAGGCAATCATGACCTGCGACTACTCATGGGCTTGCTTGCAATTGCACGTAAAAAAGACGTGGGTAACCAACACCTTTTCGTTCGTATGGGGAAAAAAGTTGTTCCTCTGTTTCGTGAAGTGTTCGATCAGTACCTTGATGGCAAAAAGTGGGATAAAAAAATTCCAGATGAAGACACGTGTCGTAAGAAGCTCTTTCCCGGTGATGAATGGTTTAATGAATTCCCGTTTCATGCCGCTGGCTTTCTAACGGCAGAGGGCATCGATCGAGAAGTGCGCAAGATGGAATCAAAATCTCACAGTTTTGAACAGCATTGCCGAGACGCAGGCTTAAGCCTTCGCCAAGTTTATGCCGCCTCTTTAGTATGTCAGAAACTGTTTCTACATAAAAAAGGCGAGTTTAACTGGTTCTATCGTAAAATGGAGTTGGTTGCTAAGCGTGGGTCTTTCTTATTTTTACACGCTGGACTAGACGATACCATGGGCGAACTGTTGCTTAAAAATGGCACCAAATACGCCAACAAAGCGTTCCATAAGAATCTACAGCGCCGCGACTTATTTGGTTTCTACTACAGCTCTATTGCCAATACTTTCCGTACAAAATACCGTGATGCAGATTTACCTTTAACAGAGCGGGGTGTCACTGCGATTCACCGAGCGGGTATAAAGGTCGTCGTGCAAGGCCATGTTAACCGAGATGAAGGTCAGCGAATCGCCATTAAAAAAGGCCTTGTTCATATTGAAGGCGATGTCACGCTAGATGAGCATTCGCGTCAACAAGAAGGCTTGGACAGCTATGGCATCGGTGCGACATTAATTGACAAGAAAAAAGGGGTTGTTGGTATCAGCTGTGATTACCCACTGGCGAAAGTACTACGACCAAAAGAACTTCATAATATTTACGCGTGA
- a CDS encoding amphi-Trp domain-containing protein has translation MKSKTEFKHEALLDASDIQDVLKAISKGVGKGKLEFSDDKDGELTLEPQGLLRLKVTASEEDDRQQFEIKVRWEKSPKAISKTPPKIA, from the coding sequence ATGAAATCAAAAACTGAATTTAAGCATGAAGCATTGCTCGACGCGAGCGACATCCAAGATGTATTGAAAGCTATCTCGAAAGGTGTAGGCAAAGGCAAACTCGAATTCAGTGATGACAAAGACGGCGAACTGACCTTGGAACCACAAGGTCTTTTGCGCTTGAAAGTAACGGCGTCTGAAGAAGATGATCGTCAGCAATTCGAGATCAAAGTACGTTGGGAAAAGAGCCCCAAAGCCATTAGCAAGACGCCGCCTAAGATTGCATAA
- a CDS encoding histidine phosphatase family protein gives MSQRNMTRCALIRHGAYEQLKNVPSALQPFPLTEEGKNEVRRQACQFGDWLNASGMKLDPNVDSSSLLRAWQTATIYMEELKDFFVSTPTLTGYPELCERSVGAVANLTIPEIERLLALDPRFEVPAENWKSDSYYKLPFDGAESLIEAGERVANHILQWQSRVDHSENTSESKLNESELIKLFIGHGASIRHAAFHINVINFCDIKQLSMYYGHPVVLEFANDQHPTKLFGDWKKRQIQEVPD, from the coding sequence ATGAGCCAACGCAATATGACACGCTGCGCATTGATTCGACACGGAGCCTACGAGCAGTTGAAAAACGTGCCTAGCGCTCTACAGCCATTTCCTCTCACTGAAGAGGGGAAGAACGAAGTTCGCCGTCAGGCATGCCAGTTTGGTGATTGGCTCAACGCGTCAGGCATGAAGCTGGATCCGAACGTCGATTCATCTAGCTTATTGCGAGCTTGGCAGACGGCCACCATTTACATGGAAGAGCTAAAAGATTTCTTTGTTTCGACACCGACTCTGACAGGATACCCTGAGTTATGTGAGCGCAGTGTTGGCGCTGTCGCAAACCTAACGATTCCAGAGATAGAAAGGCTATTGGCGTTAGACCCTCGATTTGAAGTCCCCGCTGAAAACTGGAAATCGGACAGCTATTACAAACTGCCATTTGATGGCGCTGAGTCGCTTATTGAGGCGGGCGAGCGTGTCGCAAATCATATCTTACAATGGCAAAGTCGCGTCGATCACAGTGAAAACACTAGTGAATCTAAATTAAACGAATCTGAATTAATTAAGTTGTTTATTGGCCACGGAGCGTCCATACGGCATGCAGCATTTCATATAAATGTCATAAACTTTTGCGATATTAAGCAGCTTAGTATGTACTATGGGCATCCTGTGGTTTTGGAATTTGCCAATGATCAGCATCCGACCAAACTTTTCGGGGATTGGAAAAAGCGTCAGATCCAAGAAGTACCAGATTGA
- a CDS encoding phosphotransferase, whose amino-acid sequence MPTSPSSSAVQENIYFLLNEVEKHCHFVELFFKTHSVELLPRIRARRGYVQTLREKIERECARMIERRKPGTAFYNQVIATRALASALQGISAHCIECVQEGTLAESYEHPSNDMCRKLIRRVDRSINLVKLGMDTSQRRTGIKLARRTRRLLDLYDDIQAKTLDAKHTLTDDQLRAAILCNYGLKRLIKQLALVGEALIKADLGQVATLQNFDHLRDTASSLNYDLNDLKVRRLALTRSGSAIAAISHKNENGKDILAVYKEGDHTKIEEEVQGVKHWRKVDPKLAPDVLAQAKADGENSALLIEHIPGSTFEALLLEERKKGIQQALKALFKTLNRTWQATYTKEQSYAKFMQQLQKRIEDSKKVHPDFFSSEQVVCGLRRLGFDDLTQCVAKKESSWRAPFSVLIHGDFNVDNLIYDDAEDRIYFIDLHRSDYFDYVQDISVLMVSIYRLQVLSGSTRNLMMESAKEVYKFGRRFAKRHNDTTFELRLAAGLARSFATSTRFIFDKKLSSRMHLRSRYLLEKLAELPQEKESKFKIPLKELYIE is encoded by the coding sequence ATGCCAACATCGCCATCCTCTTCGGCAGTACAAGAGAATATCTATTTTCTCCTGAATGAAGTAGAAAAGCACTGCCATTTTGTTGAACTTTTTTTTAAAACGCACTCCGTTGAGTTGTTACCTCGTATTCGCGCCCGTCGTGGTTACGTTCAAACGCTGCGAGAAAAAATAGAACGGGAATGTGCTCGAATGATCGAGCGCCGTAAACCGGGCACCGCGTTTTATAATCAAGTTATCGCCACCCGAGCATTAGCAAGCGCGCTGCAAGGTATCTCTGCTCACTGTATAGAATGTGTGCAAGAGGGAACGCTGGCCGAATCCTATGAGCACCCTAGCAACGATATGTGTCGAAAGCTCATTCGTCGTGTCGACCGCTCGATCAATCTTGTAAAGCTCGGAATGGATACGTCCCAGCGTCGTACAGGGATCAAACTTGCTCGACGAACACGACGCTTACTGGATTTGTACGACGATATCCAAGCGAAAACGCTCGATGCTAAACACACGTTAACCGATGACCAGCTAAGAGCTGCCATTCTGTGTAATTACGGCCTTAAACGTTTAATCAAACAGCTCGCGCTGGTGGGTGAGGCGCTCATCAAAGCAGATCTTGGGCAAGTTGCGACCTTACAAAATTTCGATCACCTTAGAGATACTGCCTCATCGTTAAATTATGATCTCAATGATTTAAAAGTGAGGCGTTTAGCGTTGACCCGCTCTGGTAGTGCTATTGCTGCTATTTCCCATAAAAATGAAAATGGCAAAGACATCTTAGCGGTATACAAAGAAGGGGATCACACCAAGATTGAAGAAGAGGTGCAAGGGGTTAAGCATTGGCGCAAAGTCGATCCGAAACTTGCTCCTGATGTGCTTGCTCAAGCGAAAGCCGATGGTGAAAACTCAGCGTTGTTGATTGAACACATTCCAGGCAGCACCTTTGAGGCGCTGTTGCTGGAAGAACGCAAGAAAGGAATTCAACAGGCGTTAAAAGCCTTATTTAAAACGCTCAATCGAACGTGGCAAGCGACTTATACTAAAGAGCAATCTTACGCCAAGTTTATGCAGCAGCTTCAAAAGCGCATTGAAGACAGCAAGAAAGTGCACCCTGACTTTTTCTCGTCTGAACAAGTTGTATGTGGTCTTCGCCGGTTGGGCTTTGATGATTTGACTCAGTGCGTTGCCAAGAAAGAGTCCAGTTGGCGAGCGCCTTTCTCAGTGCTTATCCACGGCGATTTCAATGTCGATAATTTGATCTACGATGACGCTGAAGATCGTATTTATTTTATTGATTTGCATCGATCTGATTACTTTGATTACGTGCAGGATATCTCTGTCTTGATGGTATCGATTTATCGTCTTCAAGTGTTAAGTGGGTCGACGCGAAATCTAATGATGGAAAGCGCCAAAGAAGTTTACAAATTTGGTCGACGATTCGCCAAACGCCACAATGACACCACCTTTGAGCTTCGTCTGGCCGCAGGACTCGCGCGGTCTTTCGCTACGTCGACACGCTTTATTTTCGATAAAAAACTGTCGTCTAGAATGCATCTAAGATCGCGATACCTATTAGAAAAATTAGCCGAATTACCGCAAGAAAAAGAATCTAAGTTTAAAATTCCACTGAAGGAGCTTTACATTGAATAA
- a CDS encoding bifunctional diguanylate cyclase/phosphodiesterase, whose product MVETMFKSAKERLIAFFVFLAVLAAGLYITKLSNENFLSSQRLLLSGIARSKASDIERQISHSFTSARILAYEVKRVGGVLPDFEDFAANISQSVGGITSLNLSPNGVIEQVYPRKGNEVALGINVLEHPKYREASSHAIATKSMITVGPVTLRQGGIAVIGRYPIFIEGQNGNDSFWGFSSALVKLDSLFKGSGFDKLEEEGYCFRLTREHKDTGASLEFYHSAANLEHDVITTSEIKLPSATWALTISHSAKQGILSRTIGGAVISFLVAIALAIALYLILLQPRRLKKQVVDKTKELQELAYGDPLTGLPNRRYLNEQVPLLIQNIIKYKRFGAFIYFDLDNFKSINDSIGHDVGDEVLSQVAIRLQKVMGDADKVLRLGGDEFGILLGDAGCELHVIQMADSILEVIQHTLKVGDREFRLSTSLGIVFIPLHGSNILNLMQNADVAMYQAKRKGKNRYEVFAENLRQATVELNQGRISLERAIRESEIELYYQPQFDLQSGMIVSAEVLVRWNHPKRGLLFPDRFIPMAEETGLIVALGNYVIEKTFEYQAKRIAQGLPVMRLHVNVSPLHVNDPHLLDFIKKMVHIYQVPGNLIGLEITETVLVEDLDRVVEILCAIKALGVCISIDDFGTGFSSLGQLKNLPIDILKIDRCFVKDIERDQNDRMIVEAIIAMAHKLKMEVIAEGIETVKQMEMLGGYYCDTGQGFLVSKAVQEAEFSQMTLNIQDKLIGAVDSENKGQAGEGEEKEAVSAAR is encoded by the coding sequence ATGGTCGAAACAATGTTTAAGAGTGCAAAAGAGCGGCTCATTGCGTTTTTTGTTTTCTTAGCAGTATTGGCTGCTGGTTTGTACATCACTAAACTTTCAAATGAGAACTTTCTAAGCAGCCAAAGATTGTTGTTGTCTGGTATTGCACGATCTAAAGCGTCCGATATCGAGAGACAGATTTCTCACTCCTTTACGTCGGCGAGAATATTAGCCTATGAAGTAAAACGCGTTGGAGGGGTATTGCCTGATTTTGAAGATTTTGCGGCCAACATCAGTCAATCTGTGGGCGGTATTACGAGTTTAAACCTTTCGCCTAATGGTGTGATTGAGCAAGTTTATCCACGGAAAGGAAATGAAGTCGCACTTGGAATCAATGTATTAGAACACCCGAAGTATCGCGAAGCGTCATCACATGCAATTGCAACCAAAAGCATGATTACTGTCGGGCCAGTGACATTACGTCAAGGTGGCATTGCGGTTATTGGTCGTTACCCGATTTTTATAGAAGGGCAAAACGGCAATGACTCTTTTTGGGGATTCTCGTCTGCGCTCGTCAAGCTAGACTCCCTGTTTAAAGGCAGTGGTTTTGATAAATTGGAAGAAGAGGGGTATTGCTTTCGACTGACTCGCGAACACAAAGATACTGGGGCGTCATTAGAGTTTTATCACTCTGCTGCGAATCTTGAACATGATGTTATTACGACTTCTGAGATTAAGCTGCCTTCAGCAACGTGGGCGTTAACGATTTCTCATAGTGCTAAGCAAGGCATACTGAGTCGAACCATTGGGGGAGCCGTGATTAGTTTCTTGGTGGCTATAGCGCTTGCTATCGCGCTTTATTTGATACTGTTGCAGCCCCGTAGACTAAAAAAACAAGTGGTAGATAAAACCAAAGAATTACAGGAATTAGCCTATGGCGATCCGTTGACAGGTTTACCTAACCGCCGCTATCTCAATGAGCAAGTGCCGTTGTTGATACAGAATATTATTAAGTACAAGCGGTTTGGCGCGTTTATCTATTTTGATCTCGATAACTTTAAGTCGATCAATGATTCTATTGGCCATGATGTTGGTGACGAAGTCTTGTCTCAGGTTGCTATTAGATTGCAAAAAGTGATGGGCGATGCCGATAAAGTTCTTCGCTTAGGCGGTGACGAATTCGGCATTTTGTTAGGCGATGCGGGCTGTGAATTGCACGTTATTCAAATGGCAGACTCTATTCTTGAGGTGATTCAGCACACGCTAAAAGTGGGTGATAGGGAGTTTAGGCTCAGTACGTCCTTAGGTATTGTGTTTATTCCCTTGCATGGCTCCAACATTCTCAATCTTATGCAAAATGCCGATGTTGCTATGTATCAAGCAAAACGCAAAGGTAAAAATCGCTATGAAGTGTTCGCGGAAAATTTACGTCAAGCGACCGTTGAGTTAAACCAGGGCAGAATTTCGTTAGAAAGAGCGATCCGCGAGTCCGAGATTGAACTTTATTATCAACCTCAGTTCGACTTACAAAGCGGAATGATCGTAAGTGCGGAAGTGTTGGTAAGGTGGAATCATCCAAAACGTGGATTATTGTTTCCAGACCGCTTTATCCCGATGGCCGAAGAGACAGGTTTAATCGTCGCTTTGGGCAATTATGTTATCGAGAAGACGTTTGAATATCAGGCGAAACGAATTGCACAGGGGCTTCCTGTCATGCGTCTTCACGTTAATGTTTCGCCATTGCATGTAAATGATCCACATTTGCTCGATTTCATTAAAAAGATGGTTCATATCTACCAAGTGCCGGGTAACCTAATCGGCTTAGAAATTACCGAGACTGTATTGGTCGAAGATTTGGATCGAGTCGTCGAAATACTTTGCGCGATCAAAGCGTTAGGAGTGTGTATTTCTATCGATGACTTCGGCACTGGTTTCTCATCGCTGGGGCAATTGAAGAATTTGCCAATTGATATATTAAAAATTGACCGCTGTTTTGTGAAGGATATTGAGCGAGATCAGAATGACCGAATGATCGTCGAGGCGATTATTGCGATGGCGCATAAGTTAAAAATGGAAGTGATTGCTGAAGGCATTGAAACAGTCAAACAAATGGAAATGTTAGGGGGATACTATTGCGATACTGGGCAAGGTTTTCTTGTTAGTAAAGCCGTGCAAGAAGCCGAATTTAGTCAGATGACTCTGAATATTCAGGATAAGCTGATAGGCGCGGTAGACTCAGAAAACAAAGGTCAAGCAGGCGAAGGTGAGGAAAAAGAGGCGGTAAGCGCAGCACGCTAG
- a CDS encoding N-acetyltransferase — MKRSASVVATFTETYALYCGGKIGLIQEFYVSATQRSLGVGDRLLNQVKEHGIQHRWSYIELCTPPLPEFDKTLSFYQLNGLKPVGGRKMRVSL; from the coding sequence TTGAAGCGCAGCGCTAGTGTCGTTGCAACATTTACAGAAACCTATGCCTTGTACTGTGGTGGTAAAATTGGCTTGATTCAAGAATTCTATGTTTCTGCCACACAGCGCTCCTTAGGCGTGGGAGATAGGTTGTTAAATCAAGTCAAAGAACATGGCATCCAACATCGTTGGTCTTACATTGAATTATGCACCCCACCATTGCCCGAATTTGACAAAACACTCTCTTTTTACCAGCTGAATGGACTGAAACCAGTCGGCGGTCGAAAAATGAGAGTGTCACTTTAA
- a CDS encoding GNAT family N-acetyltransferase, whose protein sequence is MKLELIQEKHILPLVQIACDTRISDTSGVPENCNEKDVTGWMNTSLTVPSAEMHFVLSIDDSVCGCCILKKIDWDKREAELSYWLGVDYWGKGLGTKAARLMAENAFNILGFKKLNAHYLEIANAPSGKILQKIGFVKDETRADLKAEGRFLLCENDVWTFVTLSRDTFGQDTFN, encoded by the coding sequence ATGAAGTTAGAACTGATTCAAGAAAAACACATTCTGCCTCTAGTGCAGATTGCCTGTGACACTCGTATCTCAGATACCAGCGGTGTCCCTGAAAACTGCAATGAAAAAGACGTTACGGGTTGGATGAACACCAGCTTAACCGTGCCTAGCGCCGAAATGCACTTCGTTCTTTCAATAGACGACAGCGTTTGCGGATGCTGTATCCTTAAAAAAATAGATTGGGATAAACGCGAGGCTGAATTATCGTATTGGCTAGGCGTCGATTACTGGGGAAAAGGGCTCGGCACGAAAGCCGCCAGATTGATGGCAGAAAACGCATTCAACATCCTTGGCTTCAAAAAACTCAATGCTCACTACCTAGAAATCGCTAATGCCCCTTCTGGTAAAATTCTACAAAAAATTGGCTTTGTCAAAGACGAAACACGAGCAGACTTAAAAGCAGAAGGACGCTTTCTACTGTGTGAAAACGACGTATGGACGTTCGTGACACTCAGTCGAGATACTTTCGGTCAAGACACTTTCAACTAA